The Spiroplasma clarkii genome has a window encoding:
- a CDS encoding ATP-binding cassette domain-containing protein produces the protein MSKKLVVKITDIGVYNKKNLQLANLNLKLYENDCLALVGPHGSGKTTIAKLITNELLPSSGYVQYNFDIKDIHKQIGYQFRHNSWPNGFKTKDIVKLFKYIHNVIDDEWYNNLIETFNLAEIWNRQISSCSYVWHQIISMFLAVLRRPKVLIVDAISSTHGLDEKIKIINFLKKYQAENNALLIFLSADEMIVKELCNRIISLDSKNIVEDFYIKDMIDFDFNTYQLKFMASLNEPTLKRQHNELEVLLKEFLEREKKILKIEKSILKELETNEKINKSDVDKIAFKNIIFHSGNIKKLLTSIGNEPNISKKLVKNIRYEVKKILNYDKEMSQHLHLHENIAQIYSEFELNILTF, from the coding sequence ATGTCTAAAAAACTTGTTGTAAAAATAACTGATATTGGAGTTTATAATAAGAAAAATCTGCAATTAGCTAATCTAAATTTAAAATTATATGAAAATGACTGTCTAGCTTTAGTTGGACCTCATGGATCTGGGAAAACCACAATTGCTAAGTTAATCACAAATGAGCTCTTACCAAGTAGTGGTTACGTGCAGTATAATTTTGATATTAAAGATATCCATAAACAAATTGGATATCAATTTAGGCATAATAGCTGACCAAATGGTTTTAAAACTAAGGATATTGTTAAACTTTTCAAGTACATTCACAATGTGATTGATGATGAATGATACAATAATTTGATTGAGACTTTTAACTTAGCAGAAATTTGAAATAGACAAATTTCATCATGCAGTTATGTTTGACACCAAATTATCTCAATGTTTTTAGCAGTTTTACGACGTCCCAAGGTTTTAATTGTTGATGCAATTTCTTCAACACATGGGTTAGATGAGAAAATCAAAATTATTAATTTTTTAAAAAAATATCAAGCAGAAAATAATGCTCTCCTAATATTTTTATCAGCTGATGAAATGATTGTCAAAGAACTTTGCAATCGGATTATCAGTTTGGATAGTAAAAATATTGTTGAGGATTTTTACATTAAAGATATGATAGATTTTGATTTTAATACCTACCAGTTAAAATTTATGGCAAGTTTAAATGAACCCACTTTAAAACGTCAACACAATGAACTTGAAGTTTTGTTGAAAGAATTTTTAGAAAGAGAAAAGAAGATTCTAAAGATTGAAAAAAGCATCTTAAAGGAATTAGAAACCAATGAGAAAATTAATAAGAGTGACGTTGATAAGATTGCCTTTAAAAACATCATCTTTCACTCAGGTAATATTAAAAAATTATTAACCTCAATTGGCAATGAGCCTAATATTTCAAAAAAACTTGTTAAGAATATTCGTTATGAAGTTAAAAAAATTCTTAATTATGACAAAGAGATGTCGCAGCACTTACATTTGCATGAAAATATTGCTCAAATTTATAGTGAGTTTGAACTGAATATATTGACTTTCTAA
- a CDS encoding bifunctional 4-hydroxy-2-oxoglutarate aldolase/2-dehydro-3-deoxy-phosphogluconate aldolase produces MSQIKNHIAALEAAKLSTIVRTNDFDHAYKIIKASHEAGIKFIEITLTIPNALELITKTRRDFPELFIGAGTVLNTDQAEVSLMAGAQYLVSPIASVELVKWARAKNVLCIAGAITPTEMYSLWKAGADLIKFFPATAMPTDYIKIIHNPHPEFKFIATGGIDLSNINDYLKAGCIAAGVTADLGGAPIKASYEEIVAIAKQYVNKVKDV; encoded by the coding sequence ATGAGTCAAATTAAAAACCATATTGCTGCCTTAGAAGCAGCCAAATTATCAACAATTGTAAGAACAAATGACTTTGATCATGCATATAAAATTATCAAAGCCAGTCATGAAGCAGGCATTAAGTTTATTGAAATTACTTTAACTATTCCTAATGCCTTGGAGTTAATTACAAAAACTCGTCGAGATTTTCCTGAACTTTTCATTGGTGCAGGAACAGTCTTAAACACAGATCAAGCCGAAGTCTCGTTAATGGCTGGAGCTCAGTACTTGGTTTCACCAATTGCTAGTGTTGAACTAGTAAAATGAGCAAGAGCAAAAAATGTTTTGTGCATTGCTGGGGCAATTACCCCAACAGAAATGTATAGTTTATGAAAGGCTGGAGCTGATTTAATTAAATTCTTTCCAGCAACTGCAATGCCAACTGACTACATCAAAATTATTCATAACCCACATCCTGAATTTAAATTTATAGCTACTGGAGGAATTGATTTAAGCAACATTAATGACTACTTAAAAGCTGGTTGTATTGCTGCAGGAGTAACTGCAGATCTTGGTGGTGCTCCAATTAAAGCAAGTTATGAAGAAATTGTGGCAATTGCCAAGCAATATGTCAACAAAGTAAAAGATGTCTAA
- a CDS encoding aldolase/citrate lyase family protein, producing MLFLPADKPALYRDAVFYKPDTIMFDLEDAVAFSEKDAARMLLVEILKDIDYNASQIETCVRINGIDTPFFEKDIEASVSARVNMIRMPKVETVADVEALIELLKKYETKYHSTCETKIFLAFESALGILNAYEIAKSSPRIVGVALGGMDYLLDLKGSRLPNRQELLYARQHLVHVARALKIDAFDVIYANTNDVEGFNEEFKFIKGLGFNGKSVIHPNQINLINKIYQPTPAELDYALEMKAAFEESLKNNKGVFLFKGAMVDKPVVEKQLEIIELAKEFGMVGAE from the coding sequence ATGTTATTTTTACCTGCAGATAAACCTGCTCTATACCGAGATGCTGTCTTTTACAAACCTGATACTATTATGTTTGATTTAGAGGATGCAGTGGCTTTTTCAGAAAAAGATGCTGCTCGCATGTTGTTGGTTGAAATTTTAAAAGATATTGATTACAATGCAAGTCAAATAGAAACTTGTGTGCGAATTAATGGAATTGACACTCCCTTCTTTGAGAAAGACATTGAAGCTAGTGTTAGTGCTAGAGTAAACATGATTCGTATGCCAAAAGTAGAAACTGTGGCAGATGTAGAAGCACTAATTGAATTGCTAAAAAAATATGAAACAAAGTACCATAGTACTTGTGAAACTAAAATCTTTTTAGCTTTTGAAAGTGCTTTAGGAATTTTAAATGCTTATGAAATTGCAAAATCTAGTCCCCGCATTGTTGGGGTGGCCCTTGGAGGTATGGATTATTTACTTGATTTAAAAGGAAGTAGACTGCCAAATCGTCAAGAGTTACTGTATGCTCGTCAACACTTGGTACATGTAGCAAGAGCCTTAAAAATAGATGCGTTTGATGTTATTTATGCAAACACAAATGATGTGGAAGGCTTTAATGAAGAATTTAAATTTATCAAAGGGTTAGGATTTAATGGTAAATCAGTAATTCACCCAAATCAAATTAATTTGATTAATAAAATTTATCAACCAACTCCAGCAGAATTAGATTATGCTCTAGAAATGAAAGCAGCTTTTGAAGAAAGTTTAAAAAACAACAAAGGAGTTTTCTTATTTAAAGGAGCTATGGTTGATAAACCTGTTGTTGAAAAACAATTAGAGATCATTGAACTTGCAAAAGAATTTGGAATGGTAGGTGCAGAATAA
- a CDS encoding citrate lyase holo-[acyl-carrier protein] synthase yields the protein MLEQILEARSKRTLLLESKLNSQSFIVTFGLNIPGDNKTGPKKKEFIKKYFFEYLSFMSKRFESINYDFIEDSVGYVYYIWMNDADPYEVKKMSLKFEDLIGDKSVLIDIDVYRSIFDKLSRQDLAEFPRKCFLCEQPAKVCAYKQTHSYEELLDFTEQKLNEDVKFVLPHKYILEDIVKEISQGDLQPGDRLKEIELSEKYGVSRTKIREVLKELSEYGVINLKKSMGAEIKELSKAEVIEITDLRIQIKQMLFLDVFENLDNSGFYIIKTIHSKLKKIDKANVDLVKTWNKKFYVLVFALSNKKYTKNLFRNLEIIFSHIYYQIDLKIIDGSFNMGQYHLKICECIMNKDRNNFLETLQVYFAKLKEIIINL from the coding sequence ATGTTAGAACAAATTTTAGAGGCTAGAAGTAAAAGGACATTACTATTGGAAAGCAAACTAAATTCTCAAAGTTTTATAGTTACTTTTGGGTTAAATATTCCTGGTGATAATAAAACTGGTCCAAAGAAAAAAGAATTTATTAAAAAGTATTTTTTTGAATACCTTTCCTTTATGAGTAAAAGATTTGAAAGTATTAACTATGATTTCATTGAAGATTCGGTAGGATACGTTTATTATATTTGAATGAATGATGCAGATCCATATGAAGTTAAAAAAATGTCTCTTAAATTTGAAGATCTAATTGGAGATAAAAGTGTTTTAATAGATATTGATGTTTACAGAAGTATTTTTGACAAACTATCTCGTCAAGATTTAGCAGAGTTCCCCAGAAAATGTTTTTTGTGTGAACAACCTGCAAAAGTTTGTGCTTACAAACAAACTCATTCTTATGAAGAGTTACTAGATTTTACAGAACAAAAATTAAATGAGGATGTCAAATTTGTCTTACCTCATAAATATATTTTAGAAGATATTGTTAAAGAAATTAGTCAAGGAGATTTACAACCAGGAGATCGTTTGAAAGAAATAGAACTCTCAGAAAAGTATGGAGTTTCTCGCACTAAAATTCGTGAAGTTCTTAAAGAACTTAGTGAGTACGGTGTAATTAATTTAAAAAAATCAATGGGTGCTGAAATCAAAGAGCTTTCCAAAGCAGAAGTTATTGAAATTACTGACTTGAGAATTCAGATTAAGCAAATGCTCTTCTTGGATGTTTTTGAAAACCTTGACAACAGCGGTTTTTATATTATAAAAACCATTCATAGTAAATTAAAAAAAATTGATAAGGCAAATGTTGACTTAGTGAAAACCTGAAATAAAAAGTTTTATGTTTTGGTTTTTGCTTTATCAAATAAAAAATATACAAAAAATCTATTTAGAAATTTAGAGATAATTTTTAGTCACATCTATTATCAAATAGATTTAAAAATTATTGATGGGAGTTTTAATATGGGTCAATATCATTTGAAAATTTGTGAATGCATTATGAATAAAGACAGGAATAATTTTTTAGAAACATTGCAAGTTTATTTTGCTAAGTTAAAGGAAATTATCATTAATCTTTAA
- the citD gene encoding citrate lyase acyl carrier protein — protein sequence MTKDKKIIVGSVESGDMLVTITPTTTQENEIIVDSKFIQQFGEEIKTIVAGILKDYKVNGVLVEINDQGAIPAVIRARVKTGIERYLAKND from the coding sequence ATGACAAAAGATAAGAAAATAATTGTGGGTAGTGTTGAAAGTGGAGACATGTTAGTAACTATTACTCCAACCACCACTCAAGAAAATGAAATTATTGTTGATTCAAAATTTATTCAACAATTTGGTGAAGAAATTAAAACAATTGTAGCAGGAATTTTAAAAGATTATAAAGTGAATGGTGTGCTTGTGGAAATAAACGACCAAGGTGCTATTCCAGCAGTAATTAGAGCAAGGGTAAAAACTGGTATAGAAAGATATTTAGCAAAAAATGACTAA
- the citF gene encoding citrate lyase subunit alpha, with protein MKKPELTKEYLQKIGQLNYELEPFNKNQAKTSNFSSILTQLPNKGIVRDKVVDLKTAIKNSGLKNGMTISFHHHFRNGDKTVKLVMEAIKELKIKDLTVASSSFTDAHNFLTSYIESGIVTSLQASGCRDTLGQFVSAGKCKKPLIIRSHGGRARAIESGDLKIDVAFMAASASDCMGNANGMMGKSRCGSLGYAMVDAQYAKYTVILTDNLVEFPNKVISIPQTHVDAVVCVEEIGDPKGIMSGAIRLTTNPKEEIIAESIAKIITSTDLFKNGFSIQMGTGGASLSAVKHLKKHMIEKQIKASFCLGGITSHQVELYQQGLVTSILDTQCFDLTAVESIYENDDHHEISASMYANPHNKSPFVNKLDFVILSALEVDVDFNVNVMTGSDGVIRGASGGHSDTAEGAKVSIICLPLIRGRLSCVVDKVNSIITPGNTVDIVVTDFGIAVNPLRKDLIEQLTTAGVKLKSLQEMKEFAKTIVGEPKPIDWDYSTPVAIVEARDGSVLDVIYKVKG; from the coding sequence ATGAAAAAACCAGAACTGACAAAAGAATACTTACAAAAAATAGGTCAACTCAACTATGAGCTAGAACCTTTTAATAAAAATCAGGCTAAAACCTCAAATTTTAGTTCAATCTTGACTCAACTTCCAAATAAAGGAATTGTGCGAGACAAAGTGGTCGATTTAAAAACTGCAATTAAAAATAGTGGTTTAAAGAATGGGATGACAATTTCATTCCACCATCACTTTAGAAATGGTGACAAAACTGTTAAATTAGTGATGGAAGCAATTAAAGAATTAAAAATCAAAGATTTAACTGTTGCTAGCAGTAGTTTCACAGATGCTCACAACTTTTTAACAAGTTATATTGAAAGTGGAATTGTCACTAGTTTACAAGCAAGTGGGTGTCGAGACACCCTAGGACAGTTTGTTTCTGCAGGTAAATGTAAAAAACCATTAATTATTAGAAGTCATGGGGGCCGTGCTCGAGCAATTGAATCTGGAGATTTAAAAATTGATGTTGCATTTATGGCAGCTAGTGCTAGCGATTGCATGGGAAATGCCAATGGAATGATGGGTAAATCACGTTGCGGTAGTTTGGGTTATGCAATGGTTGATGCCCAATATGCAAAATATACAGTTATTCTAACTGATAATTTAGTAGAATTCCCCAATAAGGTAATTTCAATTCCCCAAACTCATGTTGATGCTGTTGTTTGTGTTGAAGAAATTGGAGATCCAAAAGGAATTATGAGTGGAGCCATTCGTTTAACCACCAACCCCAAAGAAGAAATCATTGCTGAAAGTATTGCAAAAATTATTACTAGCACAGATTTATTTAAAAATGGTTTTTCAATTCAAATGGGAACTGGAGGAGCATCACTATCAGCAGTTAAGCATTTAAAAAAACATATGATTGAAAAGCAAATTAAAGCATCATTTTGTTTGGGAGGAATTACTTCTCATCAAGTTGAACTCTATCAACAAGGTTTAGTGACAAGTATTCTTGACACTCAATGTTTTGATTTAACAGCAGTTGAGTCAATTTATGAAAATGATGACCATCATGAAATTTCTGCCTCAATGTATGCAAACCCACACAACAAATCACCATTTGTTAATAAATTAGACTTTGTTATTTTGAGTGCACTAGAAGTTGATGTTGATTTCAATGTAAACGTTATGACCGGAAGTGATGGAGTAATTCGAGGAGCATCAGGAGGTCATTCTGATACTGCTGAAGGTGCAAAAGTCTCAATAATTTGCTTACCATTAATTCGAGGTCGATTAAGTTGTGTGGTTGATAAAGTAAATTCAATCATTACACCAGGAAATACAGTGGACATTGTTGTTACAGACTTTGGAATTGCGGTAAACCCATTAAGAAAAGATTTAATTGAACAATTGACTACTGCTGGTGTAAAATTAAAGAGTTTACAAGAGATGAAAGAATTTGCCAAAACAATTGTTGGTGAACCAAAACCAATTGATTGAGATTATTCAACACCAGTGGCAATTGTTGAAGCCCGAGATGGTTCAGTTCTTGATGTTATCTATAAAGTGAAAGGATAA
- the budA gene encoding acetolactate decarboxylase produces MPTKLFQYSTITSLVQGNYEGEINYVDFKDQGDFGLGTFDSLDGEMIVLNGVFYQLLADGSVNIVDQNYRSPFLSICKFTPETTVKLTNLKQPEVLDQILNSTASSKIIAIKIEGEFEQVSTRTVRKQVKPYKKMFEINDVQSEMHFQNQTGTIVGFYTPRYLNTIGVEGVHFHFLTSDLNSGGHVLNFTLKQGTMSQCTIAEIALKLGAKNFDQTDVQAEIKKLEGHND; encoded by the coding sequence ATGCCTACAAAATTATTTCAGTATTCAACAATTACTTCATTAGTTCAAGGAAATTATGAGGGAGAAATCAACTATGTTGATTTCAAAGATCAAGGTGATTTTGGCTTAGGAACTTTTGATTCTCTTGATGGAGAAATGATTGTTTTAAATGGGGTATTTTACCAACTTTTAGCTGATGGAAGTGTCAATATTGTTGACCAAAATTATCGTTCACCATTTTTGTCAATTTGTAAGTTTACTCCTGAAACGACAGTCAAACTTACAAATCTTAAACAGCCAGAAGTTTTAGACCAAATCTTAAATTCTACAGCTAGTTCAAAAATTATTGCAATTAAAATTGAAGGTGAATTTGAACAAGTTTCTACTAGAACTGTGAGAAAACAAGTAAAACCTTATAAAAAAATGTTTGAAATTAATGATGTTCAAAGTGAAATGCACTTTCAAAATCAAACTGGAACAATAGTGGGATTTTATACACCTCGTTATTTAAACACCATTGGGGTTGAGGGAGTTCATTTTCATTTTTTAACTAGCGATTTAAATAGTGGAGGTCATGTTTTAAACTTTACTTTAAAACAAGGAACAATGAGTCAATGTACTATTGCTGAAATTGCTTTAAAGTTAGGAGCCAAAAATTTTGATCAAACTGATGTTCAAGCAGAAATTAAAAAGCTTGAAGGACATAATGACTAA
- the alsS gene encoding acetolactate synthase AlsS — protein sequence MKKKNTGASLVADTLINHGVEYIFTVPGAKIDKIIDEIDNRKNGPKLIVCRHEQNAALIAQGMGRISGKPGVVLVTSGPGVSNLATGLVTATSESDPVLAIGGNVKRQDMTKRRHQAMNNVAAMTPLTKVAEEVLSAANVSESITNLYKTAISGRKGATFLSIPADVSTEETEFEPLKPTTLVKLGHANLEMLEQLVSDIKQAKLPVLLLGMRASDDPTVAAIRELLSVIKLPVVETFQGAGIIPKHLEDTFYGRVGLFKNQPGDLLLDKSDLVITVGFDPIEYDPEIWNKDINKKIYHMDYVISEIDNYYRPHIELIGSIKRTIKKLSELLEKENYQIPKENEEFLTKLKDKFENITKLFKYHEDITHPLQFMWELRQIIDDEKFSTVDNNTIITTDVGSIYIWMARNFKSYEPRKLLFSNGMQTLGVALPWAMAGSFLNPGKKVISLSGDGGFLFSGQELETAVREKLNITHIIWNDSAYNMVDFQQVAKYGKGAATTLGDVDFAKYAEAFGAKGFKVNNPAQLGEILREALAYKGVAVVDVPIDYADNIILGNMLLEGVE from the coding sequence ATGAAAAAGAAAAACACAGGAGCTTCATTGGTAGCTGATACTTTAATCAACCATGGGGTTGAATATATTTTCACAGTACCTGGAGCTAAAATTGACAAAATTATTGATGAAATTGACAATCGTAAAAATGGTCCCAAACTAATAGTTTGTCGCCATGAACAAAATGCAGCTTTAATTGCACAAGGAATGGGAAGAATTTCAGGAAAACCAGGAGTTGTTTTAGTAACTTCAGGTCCTGGAGTTTCAAACCTGGCCACTGGTTTAGTTACTGCAACCAGTGAATCTGATCCTGTTTTAGCAATTGGGGGAAATGTTAAGAGACAAGACATGACTAAAAGAAGACATCAAGCCATGAACAATGTGGCAGCAATGACTCCGCTAACAAAAGTTGCTGAAGAAGTTTTATCAGCAGCCAATGTTAGTGAATCAATCACAAACCTTTATAAAACAGCAATTTCTGGAAGAAAGGGAGCTACTTTCTTATCTATTCCTGCTGATGTTTCAACTGAGGAAACTGAGTTTGAACCATTAAAACCAACCACTTTGGTAAAATTGGGACATGCCAATCTTGAAATGTTAGAACAATTAGTTTCTGATATTAAACAAGCAAAATTACCTGTTTTACTATTGGGTATGAGAGCTAGCGATGATCCAACTGTGGCTGCAATTCGTGAATTATTATCAGTAATTAAATTACCGGTTGTAGAAACTTTTCAAGGGGCTGGAATCATTCCAAAACATTTAGAAGACACATTTTATGGAAGAGTTGGTCTCTTTAAAAACCAACCAGGTGACTTGTTGCTTGATAAATCAGACCTAGTAATCACTGTTGGTTTTGACCCAATTGAATATGATCCTGAAATTTGAAATAAAGACATTAATAAAAAAATTTACCATATGGATTATGTTATTTCTGAAATTGACAATTATTACCGACCACATATTGAATTAATTGGTAGTATTAAAAGAACCATTAAAAAACTATCTGAACTATTAGAGAAGGAAAATTATCAAATTCCAAAAGAAAATGAAGAATTCTTGACAAAATTAAAAGATAAATTTGAAAATATCACCAAACTATTTAAGTATCATGAAGATATTACTCACCCACTACAATTTATGTGAGAATTACGTCAAATAATTGATGATGAAAAATTCTCAACAGTAGACAATAATACCATTATTACAACAGATGTTGGTTCAATTTATATTTGAATGGCCCGTAACTTTAAGTCATATGAACCAAGAAAACTTTTATTCTCAAATGGAATGCAAACTCTTGGAGTTGCCCTGCCATGAGCAATGGCTGGATCATTTTTAAACCCTGGCAAAAAAGTAATTTCGCTATCTGGAGATGGAGGTTTCTTATTTAGTGGTCAAGAACTTGAAACAGCAGTTCGTGAAAAGCTAAATATTACTCATATAATTTGAAATGACTCAGCCTACAATATGGTTGATTTCCAACAAGTTGCTAAATATGGTAAAGGAGCTGCTACAACTCTTGGAGATGTAGATTTTGCAAAATATGCAGAAGCATTTGGAGCCAAAGGTTTTAAAGTAAATAACCCTGCCCAATTAGGTGAAATTTTAAGAGAAGCTCTTGCATACAAGGGAGTTGCTGTGGTTGATGTACCAATTGACTACGCTGACAACATTATTTTAGGAAACATGTTGTTAGAAGGGGTTGAATAA
- a CDS encoding triphosphoribosyl-dephospho-CoA synthase, producing MKNKISKQFLKAIKTEFSFYPSLGLVSKKNSGSHQDMNYHTYLKSFKVFKPYFLEIDYNFTQIKSFDDLKTIGYKYEQLMFNLTKNINTHKGLIFCAGIFYYCFKLHQATGQDLQSIIINFCKPLRNMHRPASKSMSQCKIYSLKHAIDYALTGYEIVFEGYKVYKAIAQLDLSTNLKYFTMLIWLTLHLDDSTLINKIGYQEWLKVKQNYEKVFSDLLEQKLTWAQIIKINNEAIRQNISPGGCADILVLILFLDNINYS from the coding sequence ATGAAAAATAAAATAAGTAAACAATTTTTAAAAGCTATTAAAACAGAATTTAGTTTTTATCCTTCATTAGGCTTAGTTTCTAAAAAGAATTCAGGTTCTCATCAAGATATGAACTATCATACCTATTTAAAGAGCTTTAAAGTTTTCAAACCCTATTTTTTAGAAATTGATTATAATTTTACTCAAATTAAATCATTTGATGACTTAAAAACAATTGGTTATAAGTATGAGCAATTAATGTTTAACCTTACCAAAAACATCAATACCCACAAGGGTTTAATTTTTTGTGCTGGAATTTTCTATTATTGCTTTAAATTGCACCAAGCTACAGGCCAAGACTTACAAAGTATCATTATAAATTTTTGCAAACCATTAAGAAATATGCACAGACCTGCCTCAAAATCGATGTCTCAATGTAAAATTTACAGTTTAAAGCATGCAATTGATTATGCCCTAACAGGTTATGAGATTGTTTTTGAGGGCTATAAAGTCTATAAAGCTATTGCCCAACTTGATTTATCAACCAATCTAAAATATTTTACAATGCTGATTTGATTAACTCTTCATTTAGATGACTCAACTTTGATAAACAAAATCGGTTATCAAGAATGATTAAAAGTAAAACAAAATTATGAAAAAGTCTTCTCTGATTTATTAGAGCAAAAGCTAACTTGGGCTCAAATCATTAAAATCAACAACGAAGCTATCAGACAAAATATTTCACCTGGTGGTTGTGCTGATATACTTGTTCTAATTTTGTTTTTAGATAACATTAATTATTCTTAA